The Nicotiana tomentosiformis chromosome 9, ASM39032v3, whole genome shotgun sequence genome contains the following window.
atataattttgggttgtttttgaagttttttgagtgaaaattttgaaaaaaagctttttggagtttttcaaattttcgaaaattttcaaaatgcattttcaagtgaaaattggaaattttatgaacaaacgctgatttcgaaaaaaagtaaaatttttttggaaaaaaggaaaaaatttcttatgtccaaacggggtCTTAGAGTACCTTTTTGAGAGAAAGGTAGAAATACGGGCGTTATTATCTACGGAGTTTTGAAACCCAGGAACATAAAATTTCTCAATtatccacaaaaaaaaaaaaaaaaaaagatgttgCTATTTTCTATTACTGTAGTTTTCGAGCTAAATTAGTGGGCGTttagacataagaattgtaaaatttcggaAAAAGGTGAAAAAAGTTCAAGTGAacatgatatttgaaaattagagttgtgtttggacatgaatataattttgggctgtttttgaatttttgtgagtgatctgaagtaaaaaatttgaaaaatagctttctgaagtttttcaaattttcgaaaattccGAAAGGATCgacactcagcccttttttgtttgccctggcaatggacgtactgacgcgccacatccaaggggaggtgccgtggtgcatgctatttgcatatgatattgtattgattgacgagacgtgaGGCGGTGTGAACGCGCAGTTaaaggtatggaggcagaccctggagtctaaaggtttcaagttgagcaggaccaagacagaatacttggagtgtaagttcagtggtgagactcaaagaggggaaggggaggtgaggctggactcgcaggtcatccctaggagaggaaattttaagtaccttgggtctattattcagggggacggggagattgatgaagatgtcacacatcgtattggggcgggatggatgaaatggagactcgcttccgatATTTTgtatgacaagaaggtgccaccgaaacttaaaggtaagttctacagagtggtggtcagaccgacgatgttgtatggggctgagtgttggccagtcaagatcgctcatgtccagaagatgaaggtagcagagatgagaatgttgagatggatgagcgggcacaccaggttagataggattagaaatgaggttattcgcgacaaggtagGTGTGGcacctattgaggacaagatgcaggaagcacggcttaggtggtttggccatgtgaggaggaggagcacagacaccctggtgaggaggtgtgagttattgacattggagggcctacggagaggtagaggtaggccaaagaagagatggggagaggtgattacgcaggacatggcgcagcttcagcaaaccgaggacatgacccttgataggaaggtatggaggtcgaggattagggtagtagagtaggtagtctagagtgttcataacagtagtattggcatgtAGTCTTGCTTTCTGTtcgtagtaggtttttatgactaaccgttgttttctttcattgttgatcaccttactatcttgttgtttttattctgcttttatatggctttttggtgatgtcccttcttgtctatatttttattattgtggtgcttatactttcctgagtcgagggtctaatgggaacagcctctctatcctccaaggtaggggtaaggtctgcgtacacactaccatccccagaccccacggtgtgggata
Protein-coding sequences here:
- the LOC138899510 gene encoding uncharacterized protein, with amino-acid sequence MDLKVWRQTLESKGFKLSRTKTEYLECKFSGETQRGEGEVRLDSQVIPRRGNFKYLGSIIQGDGEIDEDVTHRIGAGWMKWRLASDILYDKKVPPKLKGKFYRVVVRPTMLYGAECWPVKIAHVQKMKVAEMRMLRWMSGHTRLDRIRNEVIRDKVGVAPIEDKMQEARLRWFGHVRRRSTDTLVRRCELLTLEGLRRGRGRPKKRWGEVITQDMAQLQQTEDMTLDRKVWRSRIRVVE